In Pseudomonas hamedanensis, a single window of DNA contains:
- the guaB gene encoding IMP dehydrogenase, which yields MLRISQEALTFDDILLVPGYSEVLPNEVSLKTRLTRGIELNIPLVSAAMDTVTEARLAIAMAQEGGIGIIHKNMTIEQQAAEVRKVKKFEAGVVKDPITIEADATVRDLFELTRLHNISGVPVLHDGDLVGIVTSRDVRFENRLEATVREVMTPKERLVTVKEGADKNDVRELLHKHRIERVLIVDDKFALKGMMTVNDIEKAKAYPLASKDDQGRLRVGAAVGTGKDTGDRVTALVNAGVDVVVVDTAHGHSKGVIDRVRWVKENFPEVQVIGGNIATGAAAKALAEAGADAVKVGIGPGSICTTRIVAGVGVPQISAIANVAAALEGTGVPLIADGGIRFSGDLSKAIVAGASCVMMGSMFAGTEEAPGEIELFQGRSYKAYRGMGSLGAMSQAQGSSDRYFQDSSAGAEKLVPEGIEGRVPYKGTLSAIIHQLMGGLRSSMGYTGSADIEEMRTKPEFVRITGAGMAESHVHDVQITKEAPNYRVG from the coding sequence ATGCTGCGTATCAGCCAAGAAGCTCTGACATTCGACGACATTCTCCTAGTGCCCGGTTATTCCGAGGTGCTTCCTAACGAAGTCAGTCTCAAGACCCGTCTTACCCGTGGCATCGAACTGAATATTCCTCTGGTTTCTGCTGCAATGGACACCGTGACTGAAGCCCGTCTGGCAATCGCCATGGCTCAGGAAGGTGGCATCGGCATTATCCACAAGAACATGACCATCGAGCAGCAAGCTGCCGAAGTGCGCAAGGTCAAGAAGTTCGAAGCCGGTGTGGTCAAGGATCCCATCACCATCGAGGCCGATGCCACGGTGCGTGATCTGTTCGAACTGACCCGTCTGCACAACATTTCCGGCGTTCCGGTTCTGCACGATGGCGACCTGGTCGGCATCGTCACTTCCCGCGACGTACGTTTCGAAAACCGTCTGGAAGCCACTGTCCGCGAAGTGATGACGCCTAAAGAGCGTCTGGTCACGGTCAAGGAAGGCGCCGACAAGAACGACGTGCGCGAACTGCTGCACAAGCACCGCATCGAGCGCGTGCTGATCGTCGACGACAAGTTCGCCCTCAAGGGCATGATGACCGTCAACGACATCGAAAAAGCCAAAGCCTACCCGCTGGCCAGCAAGGACGATCAAGGTCGTCTGCGCGTCGGCGCTGCGGTCGGCACCGGTAAAGATACCGGCGACCGCGTGACCGCATTGGTCAATGCCGGCGTGGACGTGGTGGTGGTCGACACCGCGCACGGTCACTCCAAAGGCGTGATCGACCGCGTACGCTGGGTCAAAGAAAACTTCCCTGAAGTGCAGGTGATCGGCGGCAACATCGCCACCGGCGCTGCCGCCAAGGCTCTGGCCGAAGCGGGCGCCGACGCAGTCAAGGTCGGTATCGGCCCGGGCTCGATCTGCACCACCCGTATCGTCGCCGGTGTCGGCGTGCCGCAAATCAGTGCCATCGCCAACGTCGCCGCCGCCCTTGAAGGCACCGGCGTGCCGTTGATCGCCGACGGCGGTATCCGTTTCTCCGGTGACCTGTCCAAGGCCATCGTGGCCGGTGCGTCCTGCGTGATGATGGGCTCGATGTTCGCCGGTACCGAAGAAGCGCCGGGTGAGATCGAGCTGTTCCAGGGCCGTTCGTACAAGGCGTATCGCGGCATGGGTTCGCTGGGCGCCATGTCCCAGGCCCAAGGCTCGTCCGACCGTTACTTCCAGGATTCCTCGGCCGGTGCCGAGAAACTGGTTCCGGAAGGCATCGAAGGCCGCGTGCCATACAAAGGCACCCTGAGCGCGATCATTCACCAGTTGATGGGCGGTCTGCGTTCCTCGATGGGTTACACCGGCAGCGCCGACATCGAAGAAATGCGCACCAAGCCTGAGTTCGTGCGGATCACCGGCGCCGGCATGGCCGAATCCCACGTACACGACGTGCAGATCACCAAGGAAGCGCCAAACTACCGCGTAGGTTGA
- the guaA gene encoding glutamine-hydrolyzing GMP synthase, producing MALDIHAHRILILDFGSQYTQLIARRVREIGVYCELHPFDMDEDAIREFAPKGVILAGGPESVHEANSPRCPQAVFDLGVPVFGICYGMQTMAEQLGGKVEGSELREFGYARVDVVGKSRLLDGIEDHIDADGLFGLDVWMSHGDKVTKMPEDFHILASTPSCPIAGMFNDERAYYGVQFHPEVTHTKQGGRILSRFVLDICGCEALWTPSKIAEDAIANIRAQVGTDNVLLGLSGGVDSSVVAALLHKAIGDQLTCVFVDNGLLRLHEGEQVMAMFAENMGVKVIRANAEEQFLNNLAGEADPEKKRKIIGRTFIDVFDAQSNKLENIKYLAQGTIYPDVIESAGAKSGKAHVIKSHHNVGGLPEEMNLKLVEPLRELFKDEVRRLGLELGLPYDMVYRHPFPGPGLGVRILGEVKKEYADLLRRADHIFIEELRKADWYHKVSQAFVVFQPVKSVGVVGDGRRYAWVVALRAVETIDFMTARWAHLPYELLETVSGRIINEIEGISRVTYDVSSKPPATIEWE from the coding sequence ATGGCCCTCGACATTCACGCTCACCGCATCCTGATCCTCGACTTCGGCTCGCAATACACCCAACTGATTGCCCGCCGCGTGCGCGAGATCGGCGTGTACTGCGAACTGCACCCGTTCGACATGGACGAAGATGCGATCCGCGAATTCGCCCCTAAAGGCGTCATCCTCGCCGGTGGCCCGGAGTCCGTGCACGAAGCCAACAGCCCGCGCTGCCCGCAAGCGGTATTCGACCTGGGCGTTCCGGTCTTCGGTATCTGCTACGGCATGCAGACCATGGCCGAGCAACTGGGCGGCAAGGTTGAAGGTTCCGAACTGCGTGAGTTCGGCTACGCCCGCGTTGACGTGGTCGGCAAGAGCCGCTTGCTCGACGGCATTGAAGACCACATCGACGCCGACGGCCTGTTCGGTCTCGACGTATGGATGAGCCACGGTGACAAAGTCACCAAGATGCCGGAAGACTTCCACATCCTCGCCAGCACCCCGAGCTGCCCGATCGCCGGTATGTTCAACGACGAGCGTGCTTACTACGGCGTGCAGTTCCACCCGGAAGTGACCCACACCAAGCAGGGCGGTCGCATCCTGTCGCGCTTCGTTCTCGACATCTGTGGCTGTGAAGCCCTGTGGACGCCGTCGAAGATCGCTGAAGACGCCATCGCCAACATCCGTGCCCAGGTTGGCACCGACAACGTCCTGCTGGGGCTGTCCGGCGGCGTTGACTCCTCCGTTGTGGCGGCCCTGCTGCACAAAGCCATCGGCGACCAACTGACCTGCGTCTTCGTCGACAACGGCCTGCTGCGTCTGCACGAAGGCGAGCAAGTGATGGCGATGTTTGCCGAGAACATGGGCGTCAAGGTGATCCGCGCCAACGCTGAAGAGCAGTTTCTCAACAACCTGGCCGGCGAAGCCGATCCGGAGAAGAAGCGCAAGATCATCGGCCGCACCTTCATCGACGTATTCGATGCCCAGTCCAACAAACTGGAAAACATCAAGTACCTGGCGCAGGGCACCATCTACCCGGACGTGATCGAGTCGGCTGGCGCGAAAAGCGGCAAGGCCCACGTGATCAAGTCGCACCACAACGTGGGCGGTCTGCCGGAAGAAATGAACCTGAAACTGGTCGAGCCACTGCGCGAACTGTTCAAGGACGAAGTCCGTCGTCTCGGCCTGGAACTGGGCCTGCCGTACGACATGGTCTACCGTCACCCGTTCCCGGGCCCGGGCCTGGGCGTGCGCATCCTCGGTGAAGTGAAAAAGGAATACGCCGACCTGCTGCGTCGTGCCGACCACATCTTCATCGAAGAACTGCGCAAGGCCGACTGGTACCACAAGGTCAGCCAGGCGTTCGTGGTGTTCCAGCCAGTCAAATCGGTGGGCGTGGTCGGTGATGGCCGTCGTTACGCCTGGGTTGTGGCCCTGCGTGCCGTAGAGACTATCGACTTCATGACCGCGCGTTGGGCACACCTGCCTTACGAACTGCTGGAAACCGTGTCCGGCCGCATCATCAACGAAATCGAAGGCATCTCGCGCGTTACCTACGACGTGTCGAGCAAGCCGCCGGCGACGATTGAGTGGGAATGA
- a CDS encoding sugar ABC transporter ATPase, producing the protein MNSQSIIVPKISTLPVHEPRARAIVRWLVRKNIIEEQLTTCGRTGNRMAHAIADGARAVVLHPEALPFGEPINGLEIVTKRCIYTPAKGFLEEAGCAECRREVGEALFESLEEWMPGRTDNFTCPECGHEDDINGFLFLQECAFSNLGFIFNNWLEAGFKQSFIDEFADWLDQPVSWVKVEL; encoded by the coding sequence ATGAACTCGCAAAGCATCATCGTCCCGAAAATCTCCACCCTGCCGGTCCACGAACCCCGGGCGCGGGCGATCGTGCGCTGGCTGGTGCGCAAGAACATCATCGAAGAGCAACTGACCACCTGCGGTCGCACCGGCAACCGCATGGCCCATGCGATCGCCGATGGCGCCCGTGCCGTGGTCCTGCATCCTGAAGCGCTGCCGTTCGGCGAGCCGATCAATGGCCTGGAGATTGTCACCAAGCGCTGCATCTATACCCCGGCGAAGGGTTTTCTCGAAGAGGCGGGTTGCGCCGAGTGTCGTCGTGAAGTCGGCGAAGCCTTGTTTGAAAGTCTCGAAGAGTGGATGCCGGGTCGCACCGACAATTTCACCTGCCCGGAATGCGGGCATGAAGACGACATCAACGGTTTCCTGTTCTTGCAGGAATGCGCGTTTTCCAACCTCGGCTTTATCTTCAACAATTGGCTGGAGGCGGGGTTCAAGCAGAGCTTTATCGACGAGTTCGCCGACTGGCTCGATCAACCTGTCTCGTGGGTCAAGGTGGAGCTGTAG